TAAGAGGAGTATGTAATGAAATTCTCTATATAGATTATCAGATGAAGGGAAGCCATGCTATAATTTTCAATTGATATGTAGAAAGAGTTGACCAAAGTCATATATGACCAAAAACGTTGAGTTTGTGATGAAAATGAATTCAAATGGTCATATATGTATATGTTCTCGTtgaatatagtactatataaaattaatttcttgaaagcaattttaattaatattgatGTTGATGATCCAGTTCTCATGCTCAATCCTAGTTCGTTAATTGTTAAttcccttttttttttgttcttgtgGCAGTTGTGGCTCGTGTGGGTACGAACTGAACCTCAGCTCTTGCAACCGCAACATACCAATGATCAATTCAGAGTACGGCAAGTCGATGAAACGAGGGGTCATATCCTTCTTCTCCGTTGATGAGAGCCGATTCACGCAGATAAACAAGCACCGATGGCTACCCTACTTCCCTTCGTGGAGGCTATTTCAACGACAAACCAAGCTGTTATGTAGGGGTTGCCGGAGCTACATTGGCACAGCGTGGAATGTGGAGGATGGCATTTCGACCTCTCCGTATCAACTGGTAAAGCAAGGCTCAATGACTTGGGATGGGATCTCTGCTCGTATGATGTACGAGATCAAGATACGTTCTCTGAGACCCGTGGCATTTACTCTTAAGTGATGAATTGGACTCAAAATTTGAAGAATTCCATGATCAAACAAGCTCAACTGTTCAATTGGTTGATTAAGTAAGTATCAAAAAGGTTTTGTAACCT
This sequence is a window from Salvia splendens isolate huo1 chromosome 5, SspV2, whole genome shotgun sequence. Protein-coding genes within it:
- the LOC121803708 gene encoding uncharacterized protein At4g08330, chloroplastic-like — protein: MSFGSDGGGDLEAVPPLQLSSSDSYSHVSYSCGSCGYELNLSSCNRNIPMINSEYGKSMKRGVISFFSVDESRFTQINKHRWLPYFPSWRLFQRQTKLLCRGCRSYIGTAWNVEDGISTSPYQLVKQGSMTWDGISARMMYEIKIRSLRPVAFTLK